In Nocardioides nitrophenolicus, the genomic window CCGAGGCGCCGCTGGTGGCGGCGGCCCGCACCCAGGAGCGTGGCGCGAGCCCGCTCACCGGGATCCCGGTGGGTGACTGGCTGGCCGGCTTCCAGCACGCCAGCAAGGAGCTGTTCGGCGAGCAGTGGGAGCCCCAGCTGGCCCGCTTCCTCGCGTTCCTGCGGCGCCGGGTGACCGGCGACTACACCGTCGACGAGTACGGCTTCGACGCCGAGGTGACCGAGCGCTTCTTCATGGCCGCGCTGCGGCCGGTGGCGCAGAAGTGGTTCCGGATCGAGGTCCGCGGCATCGAGAACATCCCGACCGAGGGCGGCGCCCTGGTCGTCTCCAACCACTCCGGCACCATCCCGGTCGACGGCCTGATGACGATGGTGTCGATCCACGACCACACCGGCCGGTTCCTGCGCCCGCTCGGCGCCGACCTGGTGTTCCGGCTGCCCGTGGTGGGCTCGGTGGCCCGCAAGGGCGGCGCCACCCTGGCCTGCAGCGAGGACGCCGAGCGGATGCTGCGTGGCGGCGAGCTGGTCGGCGTGTGGCCCGAGGGCTTCAAGGGGATCGGCAAGCCGTTCTCCGACCGCTACAAGCTGCAGCGCTTCGGGCGGGGCGGCTTCGTCTCGGCGGCGCTGCGCACCGGCGTCCCCATCGTGCCGCTGTCGGTGGTCGGCGCCGAGGAGATCTACCCGCTGGTCGGCAACATCCCGTCGCTGGCGAGGCTGCTCGGGGTGCCCTACATCCCGATCACACCGTTCTTCCCGCTGCTCGGCCCGCTCGGGCTGGTGCCGCTCCCGTCGAAGTGGCTGCTGGAGTTCGGCGAGCCGATCCGCACCGACGAGTACGACGACGGCGCGGCCGAGGACCCGATGCTGGTGTTCAACGTGACCGACCAGGTCCGCGAGACCATCCAGCAGACGCTCTACAGCCTGCTCATGCAGCGGGAGTCGGTCTTCCGCTGAGCGAGCGCGGACGGGGAGTCCGCTCTCGACCGCTACTTGCTGCCGAGCAGGCCGCCGAGGATGCCGGTCACGCCGTCGACCAGGTTGGGCACCAGGCCGGGGTCGGTGGTGGTGCCGTCGGTGGTCTGGCTGCCGCCGTCGATGCCGAGGGTGCCGGTGAGGTTGCGGGTGACGTTGTCGACGGTCTCGCCGATCGGGTTGGACGGCTTCGGCGTCTTGGTCGGGTCGGGAGGCTTCGGGAGGTCCACCGGCGGCAGCGGCGGGATTCCGGTCGGGTTCGACTCGGGGCCCTTCGACGGCGGAGGAGAGGACGGCGTGGTGGCCTCGGGCACCATCGGCGCCACGTCGGTCACCGACGCGGTGACATTGCCGGTCAGCACCGCGCTGAGCGGCAGCGCAGCGAAGTCGGGCACCTCGGCGACCCCGCCCTCGGCGCACGACGGGCACGCCTCCCAGGCGGCCGCGTCGATCTGGCGGACGGTCTGGGACGCCGTGATCAGGCTCGGCCGGCTGTCGGTCGCGATGACCTGGCCGAGGCCGGCGAGTACGTCCATGCTGTCGCCCGCGAAGGCCCGCAGGTCGGCGATCCGGTCGGCCTTGCCCGTGGCGGCGTAGTCGTCGAGCGCGAACTCGGAGGCCTGGCGGGCCTGGTCGGTGAAGTCCTGCAGGGTCACGTTGACCGCGTCGGCGCTCGCACCGCGCGACACCAGCGACTCGAGCTCGCGCAGCCGGGCGTCGGCGTGGGAGATGAGCGCGTCGGCCTTGGCCGCGCCGTCGGACTGCAGGTTGGTCTGGGCGTTCTCGATCGCACGCTTGACGGGGTAGAGCACGTCGCCGGGCAGCGCGTCCTGGGACGCCATCGCCATCGACCCGGTCGCCGACACCACCGCGAAGCCGCCGATGACCGCGGCGAGGCGGCGCTCGCGGGAGCCGCGGCGCTGGCGCGGGGTGAGCCGGGCGGCGAGGGCCTGCTCGGCGCGCTCGGGCTCGCGCTCGGCGGCCGCGACCAGCTGGGTGCGCAGGGAGGCGACGAACTCGGGGCGAGCGGTGACCGGCGGGACGGCGCGCAGCGCGGCGACCAGCTCGAGCAGCTCGGCGTGCGCCTCCGCGTCCCCGGCACCACCGGAGACCAGAGCGTCGAACTCCTCGGCGCCGCCCGACCAGGCGTTCCCGCGCATCACCACGACCATCCTCGCGTCAGGAGGGACCGCGCCCCGGAGGAGCCCGCCCTCGTGTTCTCTCGAACAGCCAACGACCTGGCAAG contains:
- a CDS encoding DUF5667 domain-containing protein — its product is MRGNAWSGGAEEFDALVSGGAGDAEAHAELLELVAALRAVPPVTARPEFVASLRTQLVAAAEREPERAEQALAARLTPRQRRGSRERRLAAVIGGFAVVSATGSMAMASQDALPGDVLYPVKRAIENAQTNLQSDGAAKADALISHADARLRELESLVSRGASADAVNVTLQDFTDQARQASEFALDDYAATGKADRIADLRAFAGDSMDVLAGLGQVIATDSRPSLITASQTVRQIDAAAWEACPSCAEGGVAEVPDFAALPLSAVLTGNVTASVTDVAPMVPEATTPSSPPPSKGPESNPTGIPPLPPVDLPKPPDPTKTPKPSNPIGETVDNVTRNLTGTLGIDGGSQTTDGTTTDPGLVPNLVDGVTGILGGLLGSK
- a CDS encoding lysophospholipid acyltransferase family protein, which produces MADAEIIPIGTRGQPGRGTGKRPSAAARGLAPKASTPRKTPAKKPAPKAEPTPAAEPPVDETPVVETPSLLDPPADVPEAPLVAAARTQERGASPLTGIPVGDWLAGFQHASKELFGEQWEPQLARFLAFLRRRVTGDYTVDEYGFDAEVTERFFMAALRPVAQKWFRIEVRGIENIPTEGGALVVSNHSGTIPVDGLMTMVSIHDHTGRFLRPLGADLVFRLPVVGSVARKGGATLACSEDAERMLRGGELVGVWPEGFKGIGKPFSDRYKLQRFGRGGFVSAALRTGVPIVPLSVVGAEEIYPLVGNIPSLARLLGVPYIPITPFFPLLGPLGLVPLPSKWLLEFGEPIRTDEYDDGAAEDPMLVFNVTDQVRETIQQTLYSLLMQRESVFR